One part of the Arthrobacter sp. EM1 genome encodes these proteins:
- a CDS encoding ABC transporter ATP-binding protein produces the protein MPELVSKESSAKEASQQDAPLSRPAESAPQYVITAENLTKRYGDVVAVDGISFAVPAGEAFGLLGPNGAGKSTTMKMIGGVSRRTSGSLSIMGLDPDQNGPEVRAHLGVVPQQDNLDEELKVRDNLLVYGRYFGLPMSYLKPKADELLEFAQLTDKAKSKVDALSGGMKRRLTIARSLINEPRILLLDEPTTGLDPQARHILWDRLFRLKEQGVTLILTTHYMDEAEQLCDRLIVVDKGRIMAEGSPASLIREYSTREVLELRFGSERNATIGAELEGIGERLETLPDRVLIYAHDGEAALEEVSARGLRPVTSLVRRSSLEDVFLRLTGRSLVE, from the coding sequence GTGCCTGAACTAGTCTCAAAAGAATCCTCAGCCAAGGAAGCCTCTCAACAGGACGCACCATTGAGCCGCCCCGCCGAATCCGCCCCGCAGTATGTGATCACTGCCGAGAACCTGACGAAGCGCTACGGCGATGTCGTCGCCGTCGACGGTATCTCCTTCGCCGTCCCCGCCGGCGAGGCGTTTGGCCTGCTCGGCCCCAACGGCGCGGGCAAGTCCACCACCATGAAGATGATCGGCGGGGTGTCCCGGCGGACCTCCGGGAGCCTGAGCATCATGGGCCTGGACCCGGACCAGAACGGTCCGGAGGTGCGTGCCCACCTGGGCGTCGTCCCGCAGCAGGACAACCTCGACGAGGAACTCAAGGTCCGGGACAACCTCCTGGTCTACGGCCGCTACTTCGGCCTGCCGATGAGCTACCTCAAGCCCAAAGCCGATGAACTGCTGGAGTTCGCCCAGCTCACCGACAAGGCCAAGTCCAAGGTGGACGCGCTCTCCGGCGGCATGAAGCGCCGGCTGACGATCGCACGCTCCCTAATCAACGAACCCCGGATCCTGCTCCTGGATGAACCCACCACCGGGCTGGACCCGCAGGCGCGGCACATCCTCTGGGACCGGCTGTTCCGGCTCAAGGAGCAGGGTGTCACCCTGATCCTCACCACGCACTACATGGACGAGGCCGAGCAGCTCTGCGACCGCCTGATCGTGGTGGACAAGGGCAGGATCATGGCCGAGGGTTCGCCCGCCAGCCTGATCCGCGAATACTCCACCCGTGAAGTCCTGGAATTGCGCTTCGGCTCGGAACGCAACGCCACCATCGGTGCCGAACTCGAAGGCATCGGCGAACGGCTCGAAACCCTGCCGGACCGTGTCCTCATCTACGCCCACGACGGCGAGGCCGCCCTCGAAGAGGTCTCCGCCCGCGGGTTGCGGCCGGTGACGTCGCTGGTGCGCCGGTCCTCGCTCGAAGACGTTTTCCTGCGGCTGACCGGCAGGAGCCTCGTTGAGTAG
- a CDS encoding ABC transporter permease yields MSRSVTTPAPALRAHSPEVSAARARRWGSLYFAEHVLRVMKSYGWTIVMYGVGQPVAYLFAMGVGLASLVDTSSTATFGGVSYLVFIAPALLVSAAVMTAASELTFPIMDGFKWRRVFYGPHASPLTPEQIALGQIIAVTVRFVLQSAIYFAVIALFGASPSGWGWVSILVATLAGLAFGLPLMAYAASIKQDKGQFAMVMRFIVMPLFLFSGTFFPLDSLPLAVRWIGWISPIWHGTELGRVFSYGYPEAPLLTIAHVVFLLALTVLGWVLTKRRFIRRMAG; encoded by the coding sequence TTGAGTAGGTCGGTGACGACGCCGGCTCCCGCACTGCGCGCCCATTCGCCGGAGGTCTCGGCCGCCCGCGCCCGGCGCTGGGGCTCGCTCTACTTCGCCGAGCACGTCCTCCGGGTGATGAAGAGCTACGGCTGGACCATCGTTATGTACGGCGTCGGGCAGCCAGTCGCCTACCTCTTCGCCATGGGCGTAGGGCTCGCAAGCCTCGTAGACACCAGCAGCACCGCAACCTTCGGCGGCGTCAGCTACCTGGTCTTCATTGCTCCGGCCCTGCTGGTCTCGGCCGCGGTCATGACGGCCGCCAGCGAATTGACCTTCCCGATCATGGACGGTTTCAAGTGGCGCCGCGTCTTCTACGGGCCGCACGCGTCGCCGTTGACGCCGGAGCAGATTGCCCTCGGACAGATCATCGCCGTCACTGTGCGTTTCGTGCTGCAGTCCGCGATCTACTTCGCCGTCATTGCGCTGTTCGGGGCGTCGCCGAGCGGCTGGGGCTGGGTCTCGATCCTGGTAGCCACCCTCGCGGGTTTGGCTTTTGGATTGCCGCTGATGGCCTACGCGGCTTCGATCAAGCAGGACAAAGGCCAGTTCGCCATGGTCATGCGGTTTATCGTGATGCCGCTGTTCCTGTTTTCGGGCACCTTCTTCCCGCTGGACTCGCTGCCCCTCGCCGTGCGCTGGATCGGCTGGATCTCACCGATCTGGCACGGCACCGAACTTGGCCGGGTCTTCAGCTACGGCTACCCGGAGGCCCCGTTGCTGACCATCGCGCACGTCGTTTTCCTGCTGGCCCTCACGGTGCTCGGCTGGGTCCTGACCAAACGCCGGTTCATCAGGAGGATGGCCGGATGA
- a CDS encoding ABC transporter permease, translated as MSAVTTSHSATEAARNRKFGPLYSRNVRAVVARGLMATKSSNWMVMLSGFFEPVLYLIAMGVGLGAIVGPVQGPGGGEISYAAYIAPALLAVSAMNGAVYDSTWNVFFKMNFAKLYQGMLYTSLGPLDVAMGEIFLALLRGLMYATGFTAVMGLMGLITTPWAVLMIPAAVLIAFGFASFGMGITSFMKTFQQMDWINFVMLPMFLFSATFYPLSVYPQYIQWLIQAMPLWHGVELLRQISVGAFTPATAVHIGYYLVMIACGLLLTTGRLRRLFLK; from the coding sequence ATGAGCGCCGTCACCACCAGCCACAGCGCCACCGAGGCCGCACGCAACCGGAAGTTCGGGCCGCTCTACTCCCGGAACGTGCGCGCCGTCGTCGCCCGCGGGCTGATGGCCACTAAGAGCAGCAACTGGATGGTCATGCTCTCCGGCTTCTTCGAGCCCGTGCTGTACCTGATTGCCATGGGCGTGGGCCTGGGCGCCATTGTGGGCCCGGTGCAGGGCCCGGGCGGCGGGGAGATTTCCTATGCCGCCTACATCGCGCCGGCCCTGCTGGCCGTGTCCGCCATGAACGGGGCCGTCTACGACTCGACCTGGAATGTCTTCTTTAAGATGAACTTCGCCAAGCTGTACCAGGGCATGCTTTACACCTCCCTGGGCCCGCTGGACGTCGCCATGGGGGAGATCTTCCTGGCCCTGCTGCGCGGCCTGATGTACGCCACCGGGTTCACCGCAGTTATGGGCCTTATGGGGCTGATCACCACGCCGTGGGCCGTCCTTATGATCCCGGCCGCCGTGTTGATCGCGTTCGGTTTCGCGAGCTTCGGGATGGGCATCACGAGCTTTATGAAGACGTTCCAGCAGATGGACTGGATCAACTTCGTTATGTTGCCGATGTTCCTGTTCAGCGCCACCTTCTACCCGCTCAGCGTCTACCCGCAGTACATCCAGTGGCTCATCCAGGCGATGCCGCTGTGGCACGGCGTGGAACTGCTCCGGCAAATCAGTGTGGGAGCCTTCACCCCGGCAACAGCTGTGCACATCGGCTACTACCTCGTGATGATCGCCTGCGGCCTGCTGCTGACCACCGGCCGGCTGCGCCGGCTGTTCCTCAAGTAG